In Crinalium epipsammum PCC 9333, the following are encoded in one genomic region:
- a CDS encoding CPBP family intramembrane glutamic endopeptidase, producing the protein MANNLPENPEIEPLTRTQILIAMGVTAVVLLVITKVWLHFSSISLLPVRWTYLEILLGLGLGLAITGASAVVYRLWPHYQRSADFYLDLVLKPLILPDLIWLGLLPGLSEELLFRGLMLPTLGLDTVGVVLSSICFGVLHLSGRHQWPYVVWATVVGLLFGFSAVATHNLLVPIVAHIVTNLISSYFWKLGHYKKGMI; encoded by the coding sequence TTGGCAAATAATCTTCCTGAAAACCCCGAAATTGAACCTCTAACTCGCACCCAAATTTTGATTGCGATGGGTGTGACTGCTGTTGTGTTGCTAGTAATCACCAAAGTTTGGTTACACTTTAGCTCTATCTCATTGCTACCTGTCCGATGGACATATCTGGAGATCCTTTTAGGGCTGGGTCTTGGTTTAGCAATAACGGGAGCAAGTGCGGTTGTCTATCGTCTATGGCCTCATTATCAACGCAGTGCAGACTTCTATTTAGATTTAGTACTCAAACCCTTAATTTTGCCTGATTTGATTTGGTTAGGGCTGCTACCTGGCTTGAGTGAGGAATTGTTATTTCGGGGGCTGATGTTACCAACGCTAGGTTTAGATACTGTTGGTGTTGTGTTGTCAAGTATTTGCTTTGGGGTTTTACATCTGAGTGGACGACACCAATGGCCTTATGTTGTTTGGGCAACAGTTGTTGGGTTGTTGTTTGGGTTTAGTGCTGTAGCTACTCATAATTTATTGGTTCCGATAGTAGCTCACATAGTGACAAATTTGATTTCTAGTTATTTCTGGAAGCTTGGACATTATAAAAAAGGCATGATTTAA
- a CDS encoding 2Fe-2S iron-sulfur cluster-binding protein, whose amino-acid sequence MPKMYTVQIEHQGNTHTLQVPEDQIIIRAASAAGLDLPSSCNAGVCTTCAGRIIEGKVDQAEGMGVSPELQEKGYVLLCVAYPRSDLKIESEKEDELYELQFGQFQKR is encoded by the coding sequence ATGCCCAAAATGTATACTGTTCAAATCGAACATCAAGGAAACACGCATACGCTCCAAGTTCCAGAGGATCAAATAATTATCCGTGCTGCCTCTGCTGCGGGATTAGATTTACCTAGTTCCTGCAATGCAGGTGTTTGCACTACCTGTGCTGGTCGCATTATAGAAGGAAAAGTGGATCAAGCTGAGGGTATGGGCGTTAGTCCCGAACTTCAGGAAAAAGGCTATGTGTTGCTATGTGTTGCTTATCCCCGCTCTGATTTGAAAATTGAGAGCGAAAAAGAAGACGAATTGTACGAGTTGCAGTTCGGACAGTTCCAGAAGCGATAG
- a CDS encoding DUF3326 domain-containing protein: MNQRPYTVVLIVPTGVGASIGGYAGDALPVARAIANCCDRLITHPNVLNGASLYWNLPNGFYVEGYALDQFAANSWGLRPVRNNRVGLILDQGIEPDLRVRHLQAAEAARATLGLNLTDYVVTDQPLGVELRIADSGASWGTIQNPDSLLRAADVLIKQEKADAIAVVARFPDDCSSEVLHNYRHGQGVDPLAGAEAVISHLVVRTFQIPCAHAPALLPLPLDPDISPRSAAEELGYTFLPCVLVGLSRAPQFITNKSQQPRPEDIWADQVDAVVIPASACGGSAILSFSQLPVKIIAVEENQTQMQVPPEKLGIKALQVNSYLEALGVLVADRAGININALSPNLSSLRCLSQTIGK, encoded by the coding sequence GTGAATCAACGTCCTTATACTGTTGTATTAATTGTCCCGACTGGTGTGGGAGCGTCCATCGGCGGCTATGCTGGTGACGCTCTACCAGTGGCTCGTGCGATCGCGAATTGCTGCGATCGCTTGATTACTCACCCTAATGTCCTCAACGGTGCTTCTCTATATTGGAATTTACCCAATGGTTTTTATGTAGAGGGGTACGCACTCGATCAATTTGCGGCTAATTCTTGGGGTTTACGCCCTGTACGCAACAATCGAGTAGGTTTAATTCTTGACCAGGGAATTGAACCCGATTTAAGAGTACGACACTTACAAGCGGCTGAGGCGGCTAGAGCAACACTCGGCTTAAATTTGACAGACTATGTAGTTACAGATCAGCCTTTAGGGGTCGAACTACGAATAGCTGATTCTGGGGCTAGTTGGGGAACAATTCAAAATCCTGATAGTTTATTGCGGGCTGCTGATGTACTGATTAAGCAGGAAAAGGCGGATGCGATCGCAGTCGTTGCCCGTTTTCCTGATGACTGTAGTAGTGAAGTACTACACAACTACAGACATGGACAGGGAGTAGACCCCTTGGCTGGAGCCGAAGCTGTTATTAGCCACTTGGTTGTACGTACCTTTCAAATTCCTTGCGCTCATGCCCCAGCGCTTTTACCCTTACCCCTAGATCCAGATATATCTCCGCGTTCAGCCGCCGAAGAATTAGGCTATACATTTTTACCTTGTGTATTAGTCGGACTAAGCCGCGCACCTCAGTTTATTACCAACAAATCTCAGCAACCTCGCCCAGAAGATATTTGGGCAGATCAAGTTGATGCCGTAGTAATACCAGCAAGCGCTTGTGGCGGTAGCGCTATTTTGAGTTTCAGCCAGTTACCTGTAAAAATTATTGCGGTGGAAGAAAATCAGACACAAATGCAAGTTCCTCCAGAAAAGTTAGGGATTAAAGCATTACAGGTAAACTCATATTTAGAGGCACTGGGTGTTTTAGTTGCTGATCGAGCAGGCATTAATATTAACGCCCTGAGTCCAAATCTCTCGTCTTTACGTTGCTTATCTCAAACCATTGGCAAATAA
- a CDS encoding alkaline phosphatase PhoX, with translation MSLSRRKFFTLAGASAVGVTMVSPLEAFYARVANGKVARGFGYGPLSAKMPENADELQGLTVDGINLWEEPLLELPQGFNYTAISITGQPMNDGGTVPALHDGMAAFPGPNNTTILVRNHEVGAGGSNPVRTSKLYDQIGGGTVTLVVGSNRRIKSQYASLGGTIRNCAGGPTPWGSWITCEENVSVPPATNVTKKHGYNFEVPATANMVVADPVPLVAMGRFNHEAIAVEPETGWVYQTEDRGDSLFYRFTPNQPGNLRNGGVLEALKINDPRADNINVNNTKSVNTAKGFLGLKGVPLSVTWEKIEDVDPVDDTVRKEGISKGATRFSRGEGAWYGNGLTYFVCSNGGDAGLGQVFAYKSNPNNPSQGTLTLVVEATKPPAEDNPVASDGSDAVAAPDNICVAPFGDLFLCEDGSGSEYVVGVNTKGELYRFAANALNTSEFAGACFSPDGKTMFVNIQTPGITLAIWGPWTRKRG, from the coding sequence ATTTCTTTATCAAGACGTAAATTTTTCACCCTAGCTGGTGCCAGCGCTGTCGGTGTGACTATGGTTTCTCCTCTAGAAGCTTTTTATGCAAGAGTAGCGAATGGTAAAGTTGCTCGTGGCTTTGGCTATGGCCCACTATCGGCTAAGATGCCTGAAAATGCGGATGAACTCCAGGGTCTGACGGTTGATGGAATTAACTTGTGGGAAGAGCCATTGTTGGAACTCCCGCAGGGGTTTAACTATACTGCCATCTCAATTACAGGTCAACCCATGAATGATGGCGGAACTGTGCCTGCTCTACATGATGGCATGGCTGCCTTCCCAGGCCCTAACAACACCACAATTTTGGTGCGGAATCACGAAGTTGGTGCTGGTGGTTCTAATCCCGTTCGTACATCTAAACTATATGACCAGATTGGGGGTGGTACAGTTACTCTAGTGGTCGGTTCCAATCGCCGAATAAAATCACAATATGCTTCTCTAGGCGGTACGATTCGTAACTGTGCTGGTGGTCCGACTCCCTGGGGTTCTTGGATTACCTGCGAAGAAAACGTTTCTGTTCCTCCAGCAACTAATGTCACCAAGAAGCATGGTTACAATTTTGAAGTTCCGGCAACAGCTAATATGGTTGTTGCTGACCCAGTGCCTCTAGTTGCAATGGGTCGTTTTAACCATGAAGCGATCGCAGTTGAACCGGAAACTGGTTGGGTTTATCAAACTGAAGATCGGGGTGATAGTCTTTTCTATCGCTTCACTCCTAATCAACCTGGTAACTTACGAAATGGCGGCGTACTTGAAGCTTTAAAGATAAATGATCCTAGAGCAGATAATATTAATGTCAATAATACAAAGAGTGTCAATACTGCTAAAGGATTTTTGGGTTTGAAAGGGGTACCTTTATCCGTCACTTGGGAGAAGATCGAGGATGTCGATCCGGTTGATGACACTGTGCGGAAAGAAGGGATTAGCAAAGGGGCAACCCGCTTTTCACGAGGTGAAGGTGCCTGGTATGGCAATGGCTTAACTTACTTTGTCTGTAGCAATGGTGGCGACGCTGGGTTAGGACAAGTTTTTGCTTATAAATCAAATCCCAATAATCCCAGTCAGGGGACTCTAACTTTGGTCGTGGAAGCTACCAAACCGCCTGCTGAAGACAACCCAGTTGCTAGTGATGGCAGTGACGCTGTAGCTGCTCCCGATAATATTTGTGTGGCACCGTTTGGCGATCTATTCCTTTGCGAAGACGGTAGTGGGAGTGAATATGTAGTTGGCGTTAATACAAAAGGTGAATTGTATCGCTTTGCAGCTAATGCTCTTAACACTAGCGAATTTGCTGGTGCCTGCTTTTCACCTGATGGAAAAACCATGTTCGTAAATATCCAAACTCCTGGAATCACTTTGGCAATTTGGGGTCCTTGGACTCGAAAACGGGGATAA